The window GGAAAATGACAGATACAGCGAGCAACAAATGAACGAAATGTATAAATACTATAAAAATGGAGGTTTATTTGAATGAATATATTTGAAAAAATACAAGCTGCAAGAGTTGAATTGCAGGAAATGAATCTGAAAATGGGAGGGTATAATAAGTTCGCAGATTTCAAGTATTTTGAACTTAAGGATTTTCTACCTGAAATAAATAAGATTTTCAATAAATTAAAATTATTTTCTAAATTTGATTTATTAGAAAATGAGGGCATTTTAACAATAATTAATGCCGAAAAAATAGATGAACAAGTAACATTCACAACTCCAAAAGCCGAAATAGTCCTTAAAGGACAGAATGGACTACAAATGATAGGGTCAACACATACTTATTTAAAAAGATATTGTTACTGTAATGCCCTTGAAATAGTGGAAGATGACGCTATAAATGCCACTATTGATAAAGATAAAACAGAGATTAATAAGCCAATTGTTAAGAAACTAAGTTCAGATGAAAGAAGAGAACGTGGATTAAAATATATAGCGAAAATGACAACAAAATATCAAAAGGACATAGATAAATTCTTATTAGGTGTCACAGTTTTAGATGTTGAGGAGTTGACTAATGAACAAGTCAGCGAATTAGCTAACAATATTAAAAAATTAGAAAAAGAAGGTGCTTAGCATGAATAACGTTATATTAATGGGAAGACTAACAAGAGACCCTGAACTGCAATACTCAAATAACGGGACAGCTTTCAGCAAGTTCTCAATAGCTGTTCCAAGAGATTTTAAAAGAGATGAAACAGATTTTATCAATTGTTTGGCATTTGGAAAAACAGCTGAGACAATAGCGGAGTACTTGAGTAAAGGAAAAAGAATAGCGATTGTAGGTAGAATACAAACTGGAAGTTACAATAACAAAGAGGGGCAAAGAGTGAACACCTTTGAAGTAGTTGTAGACAAGTTCGAGTTTGTAGACAGTGCTAAGAGCGAAGAAAATAACAAAAATGTAAGAAGTAATGTCAGAAGCGAGGAAGATTTGGAGGATGATTTTCCTTTTAATTAAGGGGGGGTTAATATGGAAATTTGGAAAGATATTCAAAAATATGAGGGTAAATATAAAATTAGTAATTTAGGTCGTGTTAAAAGCCTTTCAAGGAACATTAAACCAACAGCACCTAAACAGACTCATAAAACTTGTAAAGAAAGGATATTGAAAACTTGCATAGGGTCACACGGATATTATCATGTGAG of the Leptotrichia sp. oral taxon 215 str. W9775 genome contains:
- a CDS encoding ERF family protein yields the protein MNIFEKIQAARVELQEMNLKMGGYNKFADFKYFELKDFLPEINKIFNKLKLFSKFDLLENEGILTIINAEKIDEQVTFTTPKAEIVLKGQNGLQMIGSTHTYLKRYCYCNALEIVEDDAINATIDKDKTEINKPIVKKLSSDERRERGLKYIAKMTTKYQKDIDKFLLGVTVLDVEELTNEQVSELANNIKKLEKEGA
- a CDS encoding single-stranded DNA-binding protein, coding for MNNVILMGRLTRDPELQYSNNGTAFSKFSIAVPRDFKRDETDFINCLAFGKTAETIAEYLSKGKRIAIVGRIQTGSYNNKEGQRVNTFEVVVDKFEFVDSAKSEENNKNVRSNVRSEEDLEDDFPFN